A stretch of Faecalibacterium duncaniae DNA encodes these proteins:
- a CDS encoding phage replisome organizer N-terminal domain-containing protein has translation MADNRKYYYLKLKENFFDSDSIVLLEDMKDGILYSNILLKLYLKSLKNGGRLQLDEHIPYTAQMIATLTRHQIGTVERALAIFQQLGLVEQLDCGLLYMTDIELMIGQSSTEAERKRAARLENKALLPPRTNGGHLSDIRPPEIEIKKEIDIELEKEEELKGQALARSYGRYENVFLTDTELSELQADLPEKWAYYIERLSGYIASTGKKYKNHAATIRRWAADDTAKAAPKQGIPEYTCKEGESL, from the coding sequence ATGGCAGATAACCGCAAATATTACTACCTCAAACTGAAAGAAAACTTCTTCGACAGCGATTCCATTGTGCTGTTGGAGGACATGAAAGACGGGATTTTGTATTCCAATATCCTCTTGAAGCTGTACTTAAAATCGCTGAAAAATGGCGGCAGATTGCAGCTTGACGAGCATATCCCCTATACCGCCCAGATGATAGCCACGCTGACCCGTCACCAAATCGGGACGGTGGAACGGGCATTAGCCATCTTCCAGCAGTTAGGGCTTGTGGAGCAGCTTGACTGCGGGCTGCTTTATATGACCGACATCGAGCTGATGATCGGTCAATCCTCTACCGAAGCGGAACGGAAACGCGCCGCAAGGCTTGAAAATAAGGCACTTTTGCCGCCGCGGACAAATGGCGGACATTTGTCCGACATTCGTCCACCAGAGATAGAGATAAAGAAAGAGATAGATATAGAGTTAGAAAAAGAGGAAGAGTTAAAGGGACAAGCCCTCGCCCGCAGCTATGGCAGATATGAGAATGTATTTCTGACTGATACGGAGCTTTCCGAACTGCAAGCGGATCTGCCCGAAAAATGGGCGTACTATATTGAGCGGCTTTCCGGCTATATCGCGTCCACGGGCAAGAAATATAAAAACCACGCCGCCACTATTCGCAGATGGGCGGCAGACGATACCGCAAAGGCTGCCCCGAAACAGGGCATACCCGAATACACCTGCAAGGAGGGCGAGAGCTTATGA
- a CDS encoding ATP-binding protein encodes MSNLFTERVLNMTAVTPQPEDYMGEDGLLYCGKCHTPKETYFPEKQAALFGRDRHPAECDCQKAQRLEREAAEQRRKHLDTVEDLKRRGFTNPTMQEWTFANDNGKCPQMEIAHFYVEHWETMREENIGYLLWGKVGTGKSYFAGCIANALMEQEVAVRMTNFSAILNDLTASFEGRNEYIERLCRFPLLIIDDFGMERGTEYGLEQVYNVIDSRYRSRKPLIVTTNLTLDSLQNPLDTAHARIYDRLLEMCAPILFTGENFRRETAQAKLNRLKELMK; translated from the coding sequence ATGAGTAATCTGTTTACAGAACGAGTTTTGAATATGACGGCTGTTACCCCACAGCCGGAGGACTACATGGGCGAGGACGGACTGCTTTACTGCGGCAAGTGTCACACTCCGAAAGAAACCTACTTCCCGGAAAAGCAAGCCGCCTTGTTTGGGCGTGACCGCCACCCGGCAGAATGTGACTGCCAGAAAGCCCAGCGTTTGGAGCGTGAAGCCGCCGAACAGCGCAGAAAGCACCTTGACACCGTGGAGGACTTGAAACGCCGGGGATTTACCAATCCCACCATGCAGGAATGGACTTTTGCCAATGACAACGGGAAATGCCCGCAAATGGAGATTGCACACTTCTATGTGGAGCATTGGGAAACCATGCGCGAGGAAAATATCGGCTATCTGCTATGGGGCAAAGTTGGCACAGGAAAAAGCTATTTTGCCGGGTGTATCGCCAATGCCCTCATGGAGCAGGAAGTCGCTGTCCGCATGACGAACTTTTCTGCGATTTTGAATGACCTGACCGCCAGCTTTGAGGGGCGCAACGAGTATATCGAGCGTCTTTGCCGTTTTCCTCTGCTTATCATTGATGATTTTGGAATGGAGCGCGGCACAGAGTACGGTTTAGAACAGGTCTACAATGTGATTGACAGCCGCTACCGTAGCCGCAAGCCCTTAATCGTTACCACCAATCTGACATTGGACAGCCTGCAAAATCCGCTGGACACCGCCCATGCCCGGATTTATGACCGCCTTTTGGAAATGTGCGCCCCTATCCTCTTTACGGGAGAGAACTTCCGCCGTGAAACGGCGCAAGCCAAGCTGAACAGACTAAAAGAATTGATGAAATGA
- a CDS encoding transposon-encoded TnpW family protein, producing MAENKQNTTPERRPDCVTEIRMGNTVLVVSGFFKKDTTDTAADKMMKVLEAEAAAGHKAQLSP from the coding sequence ATGGCAGAGAACAAGCAGAACACCACCCCGGAACGCCGCCCGGACTGCGTGACAGAGATCCGCATGGGCAACACCGTCCTTGTCGTTTCCGGCTTTTTCAAAAAAGATACCACCGACACCGCAGCCGATAAGATGATGAAAGTGCTGGAGGCGGAAGCCGCCGCAGGACACAAAGCCCAGCTTTCGCCCTAA
- a CDS encoding recombinase family protein: MLRQTTQKITALYPRLSHEDELQGESNSISNQKRILETYAKQNGFSNLRWYTDDGYSGANFQRPGFQSMLADIEAGKVATVIVKDMSRLGRNYLQVGMYTEMIFPQKGVRFIAINDGVDSAQGDNDFAPLRNIFNEWLVRDTSKKIKAVKRSKGMSGKPVTSKPVYGYLMDEDENFIIDEEAAPVVKQIYRLCLAGNGPTKIARMLTEQEIPTPGTLEYRRTGSTRRYHPGYECKWATNTVVHILENREYMGCLVNFKTEKPSYKTKHSIENPIEKQAIFENHHEPIIDTQTWERVQELRKQRKRPNRYDEVGLFSGMLFCADCGSVMYQQRYQTDKRKQDCYICGNYKKRTHDCTAHFIRTDLLTAGVLSNLRKVTSYAAKHEARFMKLLIEQNEDGGKRRNAAKKKELEAAEKRIGELSAIFKRLYEDSVSGRISDERFTELSADYEAEQQELKERVARIQAELSKAQEATVNAEKFMNIVRKHMNFEELTHTLLREFVEKIVVHECSYDENGTRRQDIEIYYSFVGKVDLPE; this comes from the coding sequence ATGTTAAGACAGACCACCCAGAAAATCACTGCCCTTTATCCAAGACTATCCCATGAGGACGAGCTGCAAGGCGAAAGCAATTCCATTTCCAACCAGAAGCGTATTCTTGAAACCTACGCAAAGCAGAACGGTTTTTCCAATCTGCGCTGGTACACGGACGATGGTTATTCTGGTGCGAACTTCCAAAGACCGGGCTTTCAATCCATGCTTGCGGATATTGAAGCCGGGAAAGTGGCTACTGTTATCGTAAAGGATATGTCACGGTTAGGGCGAAACTACTTGCAGGTGGGAATGTATACCGAGATGATTTTCCCACAAAAAGGCGTCCGCTTTATCGCCATCAACGATGGAGTAGACAGCGCACAGGGCGACAATGATTTTGCCCCTCTGCGGAACATTTTCAACGAATGGCTGGTGAGAGATACGAGTAAGAAAATCAAAGCTGTAAAACGGTCAAAAGGCATGAGCGGCAAGCCTGTTACGAGCAAACCCGTGTACGGCTACCTCATGGACGAGGACGAAAACTTCATCATTGACGAGGAAGCCGCACCCGTGGTCAAGCAGATATACCGTCTGTGCCTTGCCGGGAACGGTCCGACCAAGATAGCCCGTATGCTGACCGAGCAGGAAATCCCAACGCCGGGAACGCTGGAATACCGCAGGACGGGCAGCACACGCCGCTATCACCCCGGCTATGAGTGCAAATGGGCGACAAATACCGTGGTGCATATCCTTGAAAACCGGGAGTACATGGGCTGTTTGGTGAACTTCAAGACGGAGAAACCGTCCTACAAGACCAAGCACAGCATAGAAAATCCCATTGAGAAACAGGCAATTTTCGAGAACCACCATGAGCCTATCATCGACACCCAGACATGGGAGCGTGTGCAGGAATTACGCAAACAGCGCAAGCGTCCGAACCGCTATGATGAAGTGGGCTTGTTCTCTGGTATGCTCTTTTGCGCGGACTGCGGCAGCGTCATGTATCAGCAGCGTTACCAGACCGATAAGCGGAAACAGGACTGCTATATCTGCGGGAACTACAAGAAGCGCACCCATGACTGCACCGCACATTTTATCCGCACCGACCTTTTGACTGCGGGCGTTCTCTCCAATCTACGGAAAGTGACGAGCTATGCGGCAAAGCATGAAGCCCGGTTTATGAAGCTGCTGATCGAGCAGAACGAGGACGGCGGCAAACGCCGGAACGCCGCCAAGAAAAAGGAACTGGAAGCTGCCGAAAAGCGTATCGGTGAACTTTCCGCTATTTTCAAGCGGCTGTATGAGGACAGCGTAAGCGGTCGCATTTCTGACGAGCGTTTCACGGAGCTTTCGGCAGACTATGAAGCCGAACAGCAGGAATTGAAAGAGCGTGTTGCCAGAATACAGGCGGAGCTTTCCAAAGCACAGGAAGCTACCGTAAACGCAGAAAAGTTTATGAACATTGTCCGCAAGCACATGAACTTTGAAGAACTGACCCACACCCTCTTGCGTGAGTTTGTAGAGAAAATCGTTGTGCATGAGTGCAGCTACGATGAAAACGGCACACGCAGACAGGATATTGAGATTTACTATTCTTTCGTCGGCAAAGTGGACTTGCCCGAATGA
- a CDS encoding reverse transcriptase/maturase family protein, translated as MRSPENVLESLKSKACNKSYKYERLYRNLYNPQFYLLAYQRIQAKPGNMTAGTDGKTIDGMGMARINALIEKMRDFSYQPNPARRTYIPKSNGKMRPLGIPSFDDKLIQEVVRLILESIYEPTFSDYSHGFRINRSCHTALKYVQKYFTGTKWFVEGDIKGCFDNVDHHVLIAILRKRIADEHFIGLLWKFLKAGYMEDWNYHNTYSGTPQGSIISPILANIYMNELDSYMAEYAEKFNCGNRRKINPAFKKKLDVCRGKEQRLKRNLSKMSEEEKEGLIAEIRELRRSLKSMPYSDQMDDSYKRICYIRYADDFLIGVIGSKEDAEQIKQDVGCFIRDKLHLEMSEEKTLITHGHDAAKFLGYEVTIAKGEHNKKTKTGATRRVNNGKVLLYVPHDKWVKRLFSYNALKIKYDKQNGNKEVWEPVRRTRLLHLDDLEILNQYNAEIRGLYNYYRLANNVSVLNNFYYVMRYSMLKTFAGKYRTRISRIIRKYRQGKDFVVEYPKKNGKVGKVLFYNNGFRRDTKVESGNPDIVARIFENYGRNSLIKRLQANRCEWCGAENVPLEIHHIRKLKDLSGRKQWEIAMIGRKRKTMALCVYCHDKLHAGKLD; from the coding sequence ATGAGAAGTCCTGAAAATGTGTTGGAAAGCCTAAAATCCAAGGCGTGTAACAAGAGCTACAAGTACGAGCGGTTATACCGCAACCTGTACAATCCACAATTCTATCTGCTGGCATATCAGCGGATACAGGCGAAACCAGGCAACATGACAGCCGGAACAGACGGCAAAACCATTGACGGAATGGGAATGGCAAGGATAAACGCCCTCATTGAAAAGATGCGGGATTTTAGTTATCAGCCTAACCCGGCAAGGAGAACGTATATCCCGAAATCCAATGGGAAAATGCGTCCTCTGGGGATACCGTCATTCGACGATAAACTGATACAGGAGGTGGTGCGGCTCATCTTAGAGAGTATTTATGAGCCAACCTTTAGCGACTATTCCCACGGTTTCCGTATAAACAGAAGCTGTCATACGGCACTCAAATATGTGCAGAAATATTTTACGGGGACAAAGTGGTTCGTTGAGGGAGATATAAAGGGCTGTTTTGACAACGTAGACCATCATGTGTTGATTGCTATTTTGCGAAAGCGGATTGCAGATGAACATTTCATCGGTCTGCTCTGGAAGTTCTTGAAAGCTGGATATATGGAGGATTGGAATTATCACAATACTTATTCCGGCACTCCGCAAGGCTCCATCATCAGCCCTATCCTTGCAAACATCTACATGAACGAACTGGATAGCTATATGGCAGAGTATGCAGAGAAATTCAACTGCGGAAACCGCCGTAAAATCAATCCTGCGTTCAAGAAGAAGCTGGATGTCTGCCGGGGGAAAGAACAAAGGCTTAAAAGAAATCTCTCTAAAATGAGCGAGGAAGAAAAAGAGGGCTTAATTGCAGAAATCCGGGAACTGCGGCGTAGTCTGAAATCTATGCCGTATAGCGACCAGATGGACGATAGCTATAAACGGATTTGCTATATCCGATATGCCGATGATTTCTTAATTGGAGTTATCGGCAGCAAAGAGGACGCAGAACAGATTAAACAAGATGTAGGCTGCTTTATCCGGGACAAACTCCATCTGGAAATGTCCGAGGAAAAGACATTGATTACTCATGGACACGACGCTGCGAAGTTCTTGGGATATGAGGTCACAATCGCCAAAGGCGAACACAACAAAAAGACCAAAACCGGGGCTACCAGACGGGTAAACAATGGAAAAGTCTTACTTTATGTTCCCCATGATAAGTGGGTAAAACGACTGTTCTCCTACAATGCCCTCAAGATTAAATACGACAAACAAAATGGAAACAAAGAGGTTTGGGAACCTGTCCGGCGCACTCGCCTGTTGCACTTGGACGATTTGGAAATCCTAAACCAATACAACGCAGAAATCCGTGGATTGTATAACTACTACCGACTTGCAAACAACGTGTCTGTACTCAATAACTTCTACTATGTAATGAGATACAGTATGCTCAAAACCTTTGCTGGAAAATATCGGACACGAATCAGCAGAATTATCCGCAAGTACCGTCAAGGAAAAGATTTTGTTGTGGAATATCCGAAGAAAAACGGCAAGGTCGGAAAGGTATTGTTTTACAATAATGGGTTCCGCCGGGACACTAAAGTAGAAAGCGGAAATCCTGATATAGTAGCAAGAATTTTTGAGAATTATGGGCGTAATAGTCTTATAAAAAGACTGCAAGCAAACAGGTGTGAGTGGTGTGGCGCAGAGAATGTGCCGCTTGAAATACACCATATACGAAAACTCAAAGATTTAAGTGGCAGAAAACAATGGGAAATCGCCATGATTGGGCGTAAGCGCAAGACAATGGCACTCTGCGTCTACTGTCACGACAAGTTACACGCGGGGAAATTAGACTGA
- a CDS encoding PrgI family protein: MAYVTVPKDLTHVKSKVLFGLTKRQLVCFGGALLTGGPLYFLTRDYLSNSAAALLMIFAMLPGLLFALFERHGQPLEVVIQQMIQCCFIRPKERPYQTNNAYAALVRQYQMEQEVKAIVQKNDTPRNRKAQKAHPRPEKRN, from the coding sequence ATGGCGTATGTGACCGTTCCCAAAGATTTGACCCATGTAAAATCCAAAGTCTTATTCGGGCTGACCAAGCGGCAGCTGGTCTGCTTCGGCGGCGCGCTCCTCACGGGCGGGCCGCTTTATTTTTTGACCCGGGACTATCTTTCCAACAGCGCGGCGGCCCTGCTGATGATTTTTGCCATGCTACCGGGGCTGCTGTTCGCTCTGTTCGAGCGGCACGGCCAGCCCCTTGAAGTGGTGATTCAGCAAATGATTCAGTGCTGCTTTATTCGTCCCAAGGAAAGGCCCTATCAGACCAACAATGCTTACGCCGCCCTTGTGCGGCAATACCAAATGGAACAGGAGGTAAAGGCCATTGTCCAGAAAAACGATACCCCGCGAAACCGAAAAGCCCAAAAAGCTCACCCGCGCCCAGAAAAAAGAAATTGA
- a CDS encoding VirB4-like conjugal transfer ATPase, CD1110 family, with the protein MSRKTIPRETEKPKKLTRAQKKEIDAVLRKYKGDGKPRTAQATIPYEAIYPDGVCRIDRRTFSKCIAFEDISYQLAQPETRTAIFEHLCDLYNYVDASIHVQLSFLNRKVDPVQYAKSFEIAPQGDDFDDIRAEYTAILQKQLASGNNGIVKTKYLTFTIEADNLKTARARLTRIGLDLLGYFKTMGCVAHVMDGQARLEVLHGIFHPDGEPFRFDWDWLAPSGLSTKDFVAPSSLCFGTAKTFGLGGKYGAVSFLQILAPELSDEMLADFLKTESGILVNLHVQAIDQTEAIKTIKRKITDLDAMKIQEQKKAVRSGYDMDILPSDLATYGEDAKKLLNKLQTRNERLFMLTFLVLNMADTKQKLGNDVFQAAGVAQKYNCSLVRLDYQQEQGLVSSLPLGINQIKIQRSLTTSNVAVFVPFVTQELFQSGAAMYYGINAKSHNMIMLDRKQARCPNGLKLGTPGSGKSMSCKSEIVSVFLTTADDIFISDPEAEYYPLVKRLHGQVIKLSPTSKDYVNPLDINLNYSEDDSPLALKSDFVLSFCELVMGGKTGLEAIERTVIDRAVKAIYRPYLASPCPENMPILSDLHQALLDQHLPEADRVAQALDLYVSGSLNVFNHKTNVDIHNRLVAFDIKELGKQLKKLGMLIIQDQIWGRVTQNRSQGRATWYFADEFHLLLKEEQTAAYSAEIWKRFRKWGGVPTGATQNVKDLLSSPEIENILENSDFITLLNQASGDRKILSERLNLSADQQKYIDNSEPGEGLLIFENVVLPFSNPIPKNTQLYKIMTTRLSEVVEL; encoded by the coding sequence TTGTCCAGAAAAACGATACCCCGCGAAACCGAAAAGCCCAAAAAGCTCACCCGCGCCCAGAAAAAAGAAATTGATGCCGTTCTCCGCAAGTACAAGGGTGACGGCAAGCCCCGCACGGCACAGGCCACCATCCCGTATGAGGCCATCTACCCGGACGGTGTGTGCCGCATTGACCGACGCACGTTCTCCAAGTGCATTGCCTTTGAGGACATCAGCTATCAGCTGGCCCAGCCGGAAACGAGGACCGCCATCTTTGAACACCTGTGCGACCTGTACAACTATGTGGATGCCTCCATCCATGTGCAGCTTTCGTTTCTCAATCGCAAGGTTGACCCGGTGCAGTACGCAAAAAGTTTTGAGATCGCACCGCAGGGGGATGATTTTGACGACATCCGCGCCGAGTACACCGCCATCCTGCAAAAGCAGCTTGCCAGCGGAAACAACGGCATTGTCAAAACCAAGTACCTGACCTTCACCATCGAGGCAGACAATCTAAAAACCGCACGGGCGCGGCTGACCCGCATTGGTCTTGACCTGCTGGGCTATTTCAAGACCATGGGCTGCGTGGCGCACGTCATGGACGGACAGGCGCGTTTGGAGGTGCTGCACGGCATCTTCCACCCGGACGGCGAACCGTTCCGCTTTGACTGGGACTGGCTGGCACCCTCCGGCCTGTCCACCAAAGATTTTGTGGCTCCATCCTCCCTCTGTTTCGGTACGGCCAAGACCTTTGGCTTGGGCGGCAAGTATGGAGCTGTGAGCTTTTTACAAATCCTTGCGCCGGAACTTTCGGATGAAATGCTGGCCGACTTTCTCAAAACGGAAAGCGGCATTCTCGTCAATCTCCATGTGCAGGCCATCGACCAGACCGAGGCCATCAAAACCATCAAGCGGAAGATCACAGACCTTGACGCCATGAAGATTCAGGAGCAGAAAAAGGCTGTCCGTTCCGGGTACGACATGGACATCCTGCCCAGCGACCTTGCCACTTACGGCGAGGACGCCAAAAAGCTGCTGAACAAATTGCAAACAAGAAATGAGCGATTGTTCATGCTGACTTTTTTAGTGCTGAACATGGCCGACACCAAACAAAAGCTGGGCAACGATGTGTTCCAAGCGGCAGGTGTGGCCCAGAAATACAACTGTTCCCTTGTCCGGCTGGACTACCAGCAGGAGCAAGGCCTTGTGTCCAGCCTTCCGCTGGGTATCAACCAAATAAAGATTCAGCGCAGCCTTACCACCTCCAACGTGGCGGTGTTCGTGCCCTTTGTAACGCAGGAGCTTTTCCAGAGCGGTGCGGCCATGTACTACGGCATCAACGCAAAATCCCACAACATGATCATGCTGGACCGCAAGCAGGCCCGGTGTCCCAACGGCTTGAAGCTGGGCACGCCCGGCAGCGGCAAATCCATGAGCTGCAAGTCCGAAATCGTCAGTGTGTTTTTAACGACTGCTGACGATATTTTTATTTCAGACCCAGAGGCCGAGTATTATCCGCTGGTCAAGCGGCTGCATGGACAGGTCATTAAACTTTCGCCTACCAGCAAGGACTATGTGAATCCTTTGGACATCAACCTGAACTACTCCGAGGATGATAGCCCGCTGGCCTTGAAATCGGATTTTGTACTGTCGTTCTGTGAACTGGTTATGGGCGGCAAAACAGGTCTGGAAGCGATTGAACGCACCGTGATAGACCGTGCCGTGAAAGCCATCTACCGCCCCTATCTGGCGAGCCCCTGCCCGGAGAATATGCCCATCCTCTCCGATTTGCACCAAGCCCTGCTCGACCAACACTTGCCGGAAGCGGACCGGGTAGCGCAGGCACTCGACCTGTATGTATCCGGCTCGCTGAACGTTTTCAACCACAAAACGAATGTGGACATCCACAACCGGCTCGTGGCCTTTGACATCAAAGAGTTAGGCAAGCAGTTAAAAAAATTGGGGATGCTCATTATTCAGGACCAGATATGGGGCCGCGTCACCCAGAACCGCAGCCAAGGCCGGGCTACATGGTATTTTGCAGACGAGTTCCACTTGCTCTTGAAAGAGGAACAGACCGCCGCGTACAGTGCCGAGATTTGGAAGCGCTTCCGCAAATGGGGCGGCGTGCCCACAGGTGCCACCCAGAATGTGAAGGACCTTCTTTCTTCCCCGGAGATTGAGAACATTCTGGAAAACAGCGACTTCATCACGCTGCTGAATCAGGCATCCGGCGACCGTAAAATCCTTTCGGAACGGCTGAACCTCTCCGCAGACCAGCAGAAGTACATCGACAATTCGGAACCGGGCGAAGGACTGCTGATTTTTGAAAACGTGGTGCTTCCGTTTTCCAACCCCATCCCGAAAAACACACAGCTCTATAAGATCATGACCACCCGGCTCAGCGAGGTGGTGGAGCTATGA
- a CDS encoding DNA cytosine methyltransferase encodes MSLTHFSLFSGIGGIDLAAEAAGFTSVCQCEWAAFPAAVLASHWPEVPRFQDITTVTKEAFFEKTGLRTVTLISGGFPCQPFSTAGRQCGFHDERYLWPEMLRVIRELQPRWVLGENVAGFLRMGLDKTLIDLEQAGYDVRVFVLPAAAVGAWHERKRVFIIGSAASHTPCQRHRGCGQGAGHPNLCERQLPQDEQGWQGVDGAAFPCGLPDDPHHAGKALPQPGLGRVADGFPAQMDGHSLWAKEPADIPRLTEEVPNRSKRMKTLGNAVSPPQVFPILKYIADIETSCCPMGGEEL; translated from the coding sequence ATGAGCTTAACACATTTCAGCTTGTTTTCCGGCATCGGCGGCATCGACCTTGCCGCGGAAGCAGCGGGGTTTACCTCTGTCTGTCAATGCGAGTGGGCGGCATTTCCCGCCGCTGTGCTGGCAAGCCACTGGCCGGAAGTACCCCGTTTTCAGGACATCACCACTGTAACAAAGGAGGCTTTCTTTGAAAAAACAGGACTTCGCACCGTCACCCTCATTTCAGGTGGCTTCCCGTGCCAGCCGTTCTCCACCGCAGGGCGGCAGTGCGGCTTCCACGATGAACGCTACCTGTGGCCCGAAATGCTGCGGGTCATCCGGGAATTGCAGCCCCGTTGGGTGCTTGGAGAAAATGTTGCTGGCTTCCTCCGTATGGGGCTCGACAAAACGCTCATTGACTTGGAGCAGGCAGGTTACGATGTTCGGGTTTTCGTATTACCTGCTGCTGCCGTTGGCGCGTGGCACGAACGGAAACGGGTATTCATCATCGGCTCCGCTGCTTCCCACACCCCTTGCCAGCGACACCGGGGATGTGGGCAAGGGGCTGGACATCCAAATCTCTGCGAACGGCAGTTACCGCAAGATGAACAAGGATGGCAAGGCGTGGACGGCGCGGCTTTCCCATGTGGTCTACCGGATGACCCCCACCACGCTGGAAAAGCCCTACCTCAACCCGGACTGGGTAGAGTGGCTGATGGGTTTCCCGCGCAAATGGACGGACATTCCCTTTGGGCTAAAGAACCCGCCGACATCCCGCGTTTGACCGAAGAGGTGCCGAACCGCAGCAAGCGGATGAAAACGCTGGGCAATGCGGTTTCGCCGCCGCAGGTGTTCCCGATTCTCAAATACATTGCGGACATTGAAACAAGCTGTTGCCCGATGGGAGGTGAAGAACTTTGA